A DNA window from Comamonas fluminis contains the following coding sequences:
- a CDS encoding GmrSD restriction endonuclease domain-containing protein encodes MNNKHEPQLLTVQQVLADGLYSIPVYQRNYAWGAREIGQLIADVNDYAQRNAQNLVHDYYIGTLVVYARRTEQHQHWEVVDGQQRLTTLSLLVSVLRAMYPELEGAMARMPLQFECREASSQALKTVFAQPLQAAAQAKDKPDGDDASGASSIWEGRAIIEGLLRELPEAHRKVFAHFLLERVQLLRVDLPARTDLNHYFEVMNNRGEQLAKHEVLKARLLGALQQHGEHAAMKVLHTVWDACAVMDRSVQSGFVPDLRKRIFAADGRLLLVKNAQQLVACFGGLDETTAAPKSLMQLIADRPRIAGGQLVATQVGDDEEDEESKAQFGSVINFPNFLLQVLAMMPGEAFESTPLDDKHLLTAFEPLLRGGADQILEFGFRLLRCRFLLDQHVIKSSVDSQGDEEHWQLQRCKFRNDKAVLLWVNAFDDAGQDWAERLRMLQAALHVSYMLPTRKHWLQGVLRWLYQQDAETAIDGAAFLLALEGLAKAFVLEEGAGGPEPVTYEALVRRSTQFFKPHRPDSELVRALPSKLTYGRARLVDFNFLDYLLWLQARHEDKPGAQEWRDFAFTSTRRSVEHLHPQTELFTGNSWDDDHLHALGNLCLVSHTMNSRLGNSGPEDKFKQLVSEKQSQSLKTLAMYSAFSVESAWASGGAMLRHQREMLGLLEAAFAADGLINGAPAPVEAVE; translated from the coding sequence ATGAACAACAAGCATGAGCCCCAACTGCTGACCGTGCAGCAGGTGCTGGCAGATGGGCTGTATTCCATCCCTGTGTATCAGCGCAACTATGCTTGGGGGGCGAGAGAGATCGGTCAATTGATTGCCGACGTGAACGACTATGCCCAGCGCAATGCACAGAATTTGGTGCATGACTACTACATCGGCACTCTGGTGGTGTACGCGCGGCGTACCGAGCAGCATCAGCACTGGGAGGTGGTGGACGGCCAGCAGCGGCTGACGACGCTGAGCCTGCTGGTGTCAGTGCTGCGTGCCATGTACCCTGAGCTGGAAGGCGCGATGGCGCGCATGCCTTTGCAGTTTGAGTGCCGCGAGGCTTCGAGTCAGGCGCTGAAGACGGTGTTTGCGCAGCCTTTGCAGGCGGCAGCACAGGCCAAGGACAAACCAGATGGTGACGATGCCAGCGGAGCAAGCAGCATCTGGGAAGGGCGAGCCATTATTGAGGGTCTATTGCGTGAGTTGCCGGAAGCGCACCGAAAGGTGTTTGCCCATTTCCTGCTGGAGCGCGTTCAACTGCTGCGGGTGGATTTGCCCGCGCGAACGGACCTGAATCACTACTTCGAGGTGATGAACAACCGCGGCGAGCAATTGGCTAAGCACGAGGTGCTGAAGGCTCGTTTGCTGGGAGCGCTGCAGCAGCATGGTGAGCACGCGGCCATGAAGGTGCTGCATACGGTGTGGGATGCCTGTGCTGTGATGGACAGGTCGGTGCAGTCCGGGTTCGTGCCAGATTTGCGCAAGCGCATATTTGCTGCAGATGGCAGGTTGCTGCTGGTGAAAAATGCGCAGCAGTTGGTGGCGTGTTTTGGTGGCCTTGACGAGACGACAGCCGCGCCCAAATCATTGATGCAACTGATTGCTGACCGGCCTCGCATTGCTGGCGGGCAGTTGGTAGCCACGCAGGTAGGGGACGATGAGGAGGACGAGGAAAGCAAGGCCCAGTTTGGCTCGGTGATTAACTTCCCCAACTTCTTGCTGCAGGTGCTGGCCATGATGCCGGGTGAGGCATTTGAGAGCACACCGCTGGACGACAAACACTTGCTGACGGCATTTGAGCCATTGCTGCGTGGCGGTGCGGATCAGATTCTGGAATTCGGCTTCAGGTTGCTGCGCTGCCGGTTTCTGCTGGACCAGCATGTGATTAAGAGCAGCGTTGACAGCCAAGGCGATGAGGAGCACTGGCAATTGCAGCGCTGCAAGTTCAGAAATGACAAGGCCGTGTTGCTGTGGGTCAACGCCTTTGATGATGCTGGCCAGGACTGGGCAGAGCGCTTGCGAATGCTGCAGGCTGCGCTGCATGTGTCGTACATGCTGCCCACGCGTAAGCACTGGTTGCAAGGGGTGTTGCGCTGGTTGTACCAGCAGGATGCTGAGACAGCCATTGATGGCGCAGCGTTTTTGCTGGCGCTGGAAGGGTTGGCCAAGGCCTTTGTGCTGGAGGAGGGCGCTGGCGGGCCTGAGCCAGTGACATATGAGGCACTGGTGCGCCGTTCAACACAGTTCTTTAAACCCCATCGACCGGACAGTGAACTGGTAAGGGCGCTGCCAAGCAAGTTGACGTATGGGCGGGCTAGGCTGGTGGACTTCAATTTCCTGGACTATTTGCTCTGGCTGCAGGCCAGGCATGAGGACAAGCCGGGAGCGCAGGAGTGGCGCGATTTTGCTTTCACCAGCACTCGCCGCTCAGTGGAGCACCTGCACCCACAGACGGAGCTGTTTACGGGCAATTCGTGGGATGACGACCATCTGCATGCTCTAGGTAATCTGTGCCTGGTCAGTCATACGATGAACTCCCGCCTTGGCAACTCAGGGCCGGAGGACAAGTTCAAGCAACTGGTGAGCGAAAAGCAGAGTCAGAGCCTGAAGACCTTGGCGATGTACTCGGCGTTCTCGGTTGAAAGTGCGTGGGCATCAGGCGGAGCCATGCTTAGACATCAGCGGGAAATGCTCGGGCTGTTGGAGGCTGCCTTTGCGGCTGACGGCTTGATTAACGGCGCTCCAGCGCCGGTTGAGGCAGTGGAGTGA
- a CDS encoding restriction endonuclease subunit S translates to MLKTSNSARKLLSNFDVIAQAPQGVAKLRELILTLAVQGKLVPQDASEEPASMLLERIKAEKVRLVAEGKIKKEKPLTLSIEEEIPFELPVGWEWSNLKTIGLINPRNSEADAVKASFVQMSSIPVEFSVAHASETRLWQEIKTGFTQFSEGDVGVAKITPCFENGKSTVFQNLSNGIGAGTTELHIVRPLGDIDRKYVLLFLKTPGFLKDGEEVMTGSAGQKRLPRSYFESKPFPLPPLAEQSRIVARVESLMQLCDALEAQGQLEAIQHQQLLQALLGSLAQSADAAELAHNWQRVATHFDVLLDRPEAIDALEQTILQLAVRGLLVPQDPTDEPASELLKKIRTEKDRLIAEGKIKRDTLLPAIGDEEKPFVLPLGWEWVRLAGLIRINSGDGLTSAQMAKDGIIPVYGGNGVNGYHDKANVSKPTLVIGRVGYYCGSVHVTPSEAWVTDNAFITKYSENFIDMSWLYWLLRATNLKENDSATAQPVISGKKVYPIVVAFPPLTEQSRIVTRVNELRALCQQLRDQLTQARHTQGLLAQAWVEQAAA, encoded by the coding sequence ATGCTGAAAACAAGCAATAGTGCGCGCAAGCTGCTCTCTAATTTTGATGTGATTGCGCAAGCGCCGCAGGGCGTGGCAAAGCTGCGCGAGCTGATTTTGACGCTGGCGGTGCAGGGCAAACTGGTGCCACAAGATGCGAGCGAGGAACCGGCTAGCATGCTGCTGGAGCGCATCAAAGCAGAAAAAGTGCGGCTGGTGGCTGAGGGAAAGATTAAAAAAGAAAAGCCGCTTACATTAAGTATAGAAGAAGAAATTCCATTTGAATTGCCGGTGGGATGGGAGTGGTCAAACCTTAAAACGATTGGATTAATAAATCCAAGAAATTCGGAAGCAGATGCTGTTAAGGCTTCATTTGTGCAAATGAGCTCAATTCCTGTGGAGTTCTCGGTGGCTCATGCATCAGAGACTCGTTTGTGGCAAGAAATAAAAACTGGATTTACACAATTTTCTGAAGGTGATGTGGGTGTGGCAAAAATCACACCGTGCTTTGAAAATGGAAAATCAACAGTATTTCAGAATTTAAGCAATGGTATAGGGGCCGGAACTACAGAGCTTCATATTGTTCGGCCGCTAGGCGATATAGATCGTAAATACGTTCTGCTTTTTCTGAAAACGCCGGGATTTCTCAAGGATGGTGAAGAGGTTATGACTGGTTCCGCAGGGCAAAAGCGGTTGCCGCGTAGCTATTTCGAGAGTAAACCATTTCCACTTCCACCCCTCGCCGAACAATCCCGCATCGTCGCCCGTGTCGAATCCCTGATGCAGCTTTGCGATGCGCTGGAAGCTCAAGGTCAACTGGAAGCCATCCAGCATCAGCAATTGCTGCAAGCCCTGCTGGGCAGCCTGGCCCAAAGCGCAGACGCTGCCGAGCTGGCCCACAACTGGCAGCGCGTGGCCACGCATTTTGATGTGCTACTGGACCGTCCCGAAGCCATTGATGCGCTGGAGCAAACCATCCTCCAACTCGCAGTGCGCGGCCTGCTGGTGCCGCAAGACCCGACCGATGAGCCTGCCAGCGAATTGCTGAAAAAAATTCGCACCGAAAAAGACCGTTTGATTGCGGAAGGGAAAATCAAGCGGGATACGCTGTTGCCTGCGATTGGCGATGAGGAAAAACCGTTTGTGCTGCCGTTGGGGTGGGAGTGGGTGAGGCTTGCGGGCTTGATTCGAATAAATTCAGGTGATGGGCTTACATCTGCACAAATGGCGAAAGATGGGATTATTCCAGTTTATGGGGGGAATGGAGTTAATGGATATCATGACAAGGCCAATGTGAGCAAGCCTACATTGGTAATAGGTCGTGTGGGATATTACTGTGGATCGGTACATGTTACCCCTTCAGAAGCTTGGGTTACTGATAATGCTTTCATTACTAAATATTCAGAAAATTTTATAGATATGAGTTGGTTGTATTGGCTGTTGAGAGCTACAAATTTAAAAGAGAACGACTCTGCAACAGCGCAACCAGTTATATCTGGGAAAAAGGTGTATCCAATAGTCGTAGCTTTCCCACCTCTCACCGAGCAATCACGCATCGTCACGCGCGTGAACGAATTGCGAGCTCTGTGCCAGCAATTGCGCGATCAACTCACGCAGGCGCGCCACACCCAAGGACTGTTGGCGCAGGCGTGGGTGGAGCAGGCTGCGGCTTGA
- a CDS encoding zonular occludens toxin domain-containing protein, with translation MAVYSVEGKLGTGKTKFAVYQAEQALLAGRRVASNVDLKPEILNPWKACSYVRLPDKPTAEDFLAAGHGNPDTYDESRNGVLILDELGTWLNSRSFQDKSRAGVIDWLIHARKYGWDVFLIVQDATMIDKQVREALIEYQCRCMNLSRVRIPFIGKLLGFMHKPWGYLPKMHTVTARTGYGQNAIIAEKWLYRGDHLHAAYDTRQIFTSDYPNGPHSVLVPWEFERRKTSGEIFRERLETFLGRFRAPPLVRPAPRQPGRAITLLRDVDMDPDRKVELARRYWQGQDWA, from the coding sequence ATGGCGGTCTACAGCGTTGAAGGCAAGCTCGGCACGGGCAAAACCAAGTTCGCGGTGTACCAGGCAGAGCAGGCTCTGCTTGCTGGCCGCCGTGTTGCGTCCAATGTGGATCTGAAGCCAGAGATCCTGAACCCGTGGAAGGCCTGTAGCTACGTGCGCTTGCCTGACAAGCCCACGGCTGAAGACTTTCTGGCAGCGGGCCACGGAAACCCAGATACCTACGACGAAAGCCGCAATGGTGTGCTGATCCTGGACGAGCTGGGCACCTGGTTGAACTCGCGCTCGTTCCAGGACAAGAGCAGAGCAGGGGTGATCGACTGGCTGATCCATGCGCGTAAATACGGCTGGGACGTCTTCTTGATCGTCCAGGACGCCACCATGATCGACAAGCAGGTGCGCGAAGCCCTCATTGAGTACCAGTGCCGCTGCATGAACCTGTCGCGGGTTCGTATCCCGTTCATTGGCAAGCTGCTGGGCTTCATGCACAAGCCATGGGGCTACCTGCCCAAAATGCACACGGTCACGGCCAGGACGGGTTATGGCCAGAACGCGATCATTGCGGAAAAGTGGCTCTACCGTGGCGACCACCTGCATGCCGCCTATGACACGCGGCAGATCTTCACCAGCGACTATCCGAACGGGCCGCACAGCGTGCTGGTGCCGTGGGAGTTTGAGCGTCGAAAGACCTCTGGCGAGATCTTTCGGGAAAGGTTGGAAACCTTTCTCGGGAGATTTCGCGCTCCGCCACTGGTCCGGCCTGCGCCGCGGCAACCAGGTCGCGCCATCACGCTGCTGCGCGATGTGGACATGGACCCAGACCGCAAGGTGGAGCTGGCCCGCCGCTATTGGCAGGGGCAGGACTGGGCATGA
- a CDS encoding HNH endonuclease — MSLSVDVVEPILLARGYQEKNRTKKKVAYQNGTDLPLYLNLQSKGGTSVLVAHPHSGAQDLHIDGVEVGAKYFHSSNMGLFPKHMHTGATPIPYGVGLTFDSSAALSRCLAWLEQDVKAEGDLIQLQSSAKAAPDEQALSTEGVAGQDASHVPGHDLGMGSSAVAIAPGQDASILTTRRVGHDRFRQALEQYWDGACAISGVSHAALLRASHIKPWAASAPEEKTSVFNGLLLAAQWDAAFDCGLITLDAQGEVVLSPQLRVADAALLGIEAGMRLRKRLEPQHLPYLAYHRQYVFLEGDAVDGRV, encoded by the coding sequence ATGTCTTTATCGGTTGATGTGGTGGAGCCCATACTGCTGGCCCGTGGTTATCAAGAAAAAAATCGCACCAAGAAGAAGGTGGCTTACCAGAATGGCACAGACTTACCGCTGTACCTGAATTTGCAAAGCAAGGGCGGCACCAGTGTGCTGGTGGCCCACCCGCATTCTGGCGCGCAGGACTTGCACATAGATGGGGTGGAAGTGGGGGCGAAGTACTTTCACTCCAGCAATATGGGCTTGTTCCCCAAGCACATGCATACCGGAGCTACGCCGATTCCCTATGGCGTGGGTCTGACGTTTGACAGTTCAGCGGCGCTTTCGCGTTGTTTGGCGTGGTTAGAGCAAGACGTGAAGGCGGAGGGGGATCTGATTCAGCTTCAGTCATCTGCTAAGGCAGCTCCGGATGAACAAGCCTTGAGCACAGAGGGCGTTGCTGGCCAGGATGCATCGCATGTGCCGGGCCACGATCTTGGAATGGGTAGCTCTGCCGTAGCCATAGCACCGGGCCAAGATGCGAGCATTCTGACTACGCGCCGTGTGGGGCATGACCGCTTTCGCCAGGCGCTGGAACAGTATTGGGATGGGGCTTGTGCGATTTCTGGTGTCTCGCACGCCGCTTTGCTGCGCGCCTCACATATCAAGCCCTGGGCAGCCTCTGCGCCGGAGGAGAAAACCAGTGTGTTCAACGGTTTGCTGCTGGCGGCACAGTGGGATGCAGCCTTCGATTGCGGCTTGATTACGCTGGATGCGCAGGGTGAGGTCGTTCTATCTCCCCAGTTGCGTGTTGCCGATGCAGCTTTGCTGGGGATTGAGGCAGGAATGCGCTTGCGTAAGCGGTTGGAGCCTCAACATTTGCCATATTTGGCATACCACCGGCAATATGTATTTCTGGAAGGTGATGCGGTAGACGGCAGGGTATGA
- a CDS encoding Abi family protein has product MIVTDVVKGQDYLERIGYYRLSGYWYDMRQWQAAQGGRPGQRQVLDDFKPGTRLKDVADLYVFDKRLRMLALDALERIEIALRVDLSHRLGQKGAFAYQDATYFHPNFAQVLKRSGLTQHQEWLSKHDDLIRRSREKFIEHYRNKYGQPLAIWVACEVWDFGSMSVLFSGLPSQEQDQIAQGYGLPAGNGQVFASWLRSLNYLRNVCAHHSRLWNRNVVDQPRLPKKGSAPVLDPFQGQAQLVARPFLLLCICHHLMQHINPGSSWSQRLTALLDGFPDLRHVGLTLQGMGVVPKWQDLLS; this is encoded by the coding sequence ATGATCGTTACAGACGTTGTCAAAGGGCAAGACTATCTGGAACGCATTGGGTACTACCGGTTGTCAGGCTATTGGTATGACATGCGGCAGTGGCAGGCTGCGCAAGGTGGCAGACCTGGCCAGCGGCAGGTATTGGATGACTTCAAGCCGGGGACGCGACTGAAGGATGTGGCAGACCTGTATGTGTTTGACAAACGATTGCGCATGCTGGCTCTGGATGCCCTGGAGCGCATCGAGATCGCGCTGCGCGTGGATTTGTCTCACCGGCTGGGGCAGAAGGGCGCATTTGCTTATCAGGACGCAACATATTTCCACCCGAACTTCGCGCAGGTGCTGAAGCGTTCTGGGCTGACTCAGCACCAAGAATGGCTGAGCAAACACGATGACCTGATTCGCCGATCGCGTGAGAAGTTCATTGAGCACTACCGGAACAAATACGGGCAGCCGCTGGCTATATGGGTGGCATGCGAGGTTTGGGACTTTGGCAGCATGTCTGTGCTGTTCTCGGGCTTGCCATCGCAGGAGCAGGACCAAATCGCACAGGGCTATGGCCTGCCCGCAGGCAACGGGCAGGTGTTTGCCAGCTGGCTGCGCAGCCTGAACTACCTGCGCAACGTATGCGCCCACCATAGCCGCCTATGGAACCGTAACGTGGTAGACCAACCCAGGCTGCCCAAGAAGGGCTCTGCACCCGTTTTAGACCCCTTCCAGGGGCAGGCGCAGCTGGTGGCACGTCCGTTTTTACTGCTGTGTATCTGCCATCATCTGATGCAGCACATCAATCCTGGGTCATCATGGAGCCAGCGCCTGACAGCATTGTTGGATGGCTTCCCGGACCTGCGCCATGTGGGCTTGACGCTGCAAGGCATGGGCGTTGTACCAAAGTGGCAAGATTTGCTTAGCTGA
- a CDS encoding DUF262 domain-containing protein → MSEPEAEKAQLSHISAQQACAEICKLKDWLGDQALNIPDYQRPYKWGLPQVQQLLRDIELQTQATAQEQGASSYRMGTVVVHVESAVDLPGQSGMPARRSHHIVDGQQRTVTLLLVLHALRAAAREVAEEQQPAWQRELLALELFEPQFPSPLSHQQVQANYQAIARHIRQAQWGQAQVEFLLERCEVVRVQLHSLTEAFQFFDAQNGRGKPLCVHDLLKAFHLRALRPAELALQGQAVQAWERCSQPDLERLFARFLFQTRQRSRGRDAEYFGKRHVGVFKGISLESRAAAPMSRAWRMLDDAVHLLESHTGTRGQVWPCQLDAPVVNGLRFFDWVQHYWSMGFHHKQEVGKLPPWAQKFEHALAEDARGILETLGRYAGRDRKGDSHVRAVFDALLMYYVDKFGEQGLSQAVELSFAWAYARLLNRRVMVGSMDKFASEGGVNPFAVLRDAITPQEFLNISLPTAFYERGTPPSQGLDALQGWMEKLGYWRQGALKEEHEQQA, encoded by the coding sequence GTGTCTGAACCAGAAGCAGAGAAAGCTCAGTTGTCACATATCTCGGCCCAGCAGGCTTGCGCTGAGATTTGCAAACTCAAGGACTGGCTTGGCGACCAGGCACTGAACATTCCCGACTACCAGCGTCCCTACAAATGGGGCTTGCCGCAAGTGCAGCAGTTGCTGCGCGATATTGAGTTGCAAACCCAAGCCACTGCACAGGAGCAAGGGGCCAGCAGCTACCGCATGGGCACGGTGGTGGTGCATGTGGAGTCGGCGGTCGATCTGCCTGGTCAAAGCGGCATGCCAGCGCGCAGATCGCACCATATTGTGGACGGCCAGCAGCGCACCGTGACTTTGCTGCTGGTGCTGCATGCCTTGCGCGCTGCGGCCCGGGAAGTTGCCGAAGAGCAGCAGCCAGCCTGGCAGCGTGAGTTATTAGCGCTGGAACTGTTTGAGCCGCAATTTCCCAGTCCCTTGTCGCACCAGCAGGTACAGGCCAACTACCAGGCCATTGCACGCCATATTCGGCAAGCGCAGTGGGGGCAGGCGCAAGTGGAGTTTTTGCTGGAGCGCTGCGAGGTGGTGCGCGTGCAGTTGCACAGTCTGACCGAGGCATTTCAGTTTTTTGATGCACAGAACGGCCGTGGCAAACCGTTGTGCGTGCATGACTTGCTCAAGGCCTTTCACCTGCGGGCGTTGCGCCCGGCAGAGCTGGCGTTACAGGGGCAAGCCGTGCAGGCTTGGGAGCGATGCTCGCAACCCGACCTAGAGCGCTTGTTTGCTCGTTTTCTGTTTCAAACCCGCCAGCGCAGCCGTGGGCGTGATGCCGAGTATTTTGGCAAGCGGCATGTGGGCGTGTTCAAAGGCATCAGTCTGGAGAGCCGTGCGGCCGCGCCCATGAGCCGTGCGTGGCGCATGCTGGACGATGCGGTGCATTTGCTGGAGAGCCATACGGGTACGCGCGGGCAGGTGTGGCCCTGTCAGCTTGATGCACCTGTGGTCAACGGCTTGCGCTTTTTTGACTGGGTGCAGCATTACTGGAGCATGGGCTTTCATCACAAGCAGGAAGTGGGGAAGCTGCCTCCCTGGGCCCAAAAATTTGAGCACGCACTGGCTGAAGACGCGCGTGGCATCTTGGAGACGCTGGGGCGCTATGCAGGGCGTGACCGCAAGGGTGACTCGCATGTGCGCGCCGTGTTTGATGCGCTGCTGATGTACTACGTGGACAAATTTGGTGAGCAGGGGCTGTCGCAGGCGGTGGAGCTGTCATTTGCCTGGGCTTATGCGCGCTTGCTCAACCGTCGGGTGATGGTGGGCAGCATGGACAAATTTGCCAGTGAGGGCGGGGTCAACCCGTTTGCCGTGCTGCGCGATGCAATCACGCCGCAGGAGTTCCTGAATATCTCGCTGCCCACTGCCTTTTACGAGCGCGGCACGCCGCCATCACAAGGCTTGGATGCGTTGCAGGGTTGGATGGAAAAGCTGGGCTACTGGCGGCAAGGTGCACTGAAGGAAGAGCATGAACAACAAGCATGA
- a CDS encoding single-stranded DNA-binding protein, translating to MSDTATATAAPKAGRQLGFNQVMVKGRIEESRRHENTTYTRVLCPAADEYSRPQTLEIRSKARIGQKGDTVQQLCYLGGFTRKAFTATDRSTGEQTKVTPVDMTLDAIED from the coding sequence ATGAGTGATACAGCAACTGCTACAGCAGCCCCCAAGGCTGGCCGCCAGCTGGGTTTCAACCAGGTGATGGTCAAGGGTCGCATTGAAGAGTCGCGCCGCCACGAGAACACCACCTATACGCGTGTTCTGTGCCCCGCTGCTGATGAGTACAGCCGCCCCCAGACCCTTGAGATTCGCAGCAAGGCGCGTATCGGCCAAAAGGGTGACACCGTGCAGCAGCTGTGCTACCTGGGCGGCTTCACGCGCAAGGCGTTTACCGCCACGGATCGCAGCACCGGCGAGCAAACAAAGGTCACGCCGGTGGACATGACTTTGGACGCCATCGAAGACTGA
- a CDS encoding IS256 family transposase, whose amino-acid sequence MSTKKHDVPEELLSGLLANYKKPEDLIGENGLLKQLTKLLVERALDAELTEHLGHERNEAVANTTGNTRNGKSKKTLKGDFGELPIEVPRDRHGSFEPQLIPKHQTRWAGFDDKIISLYARGMTVREIQAHLEEMYGTEVSPSLISSVTDAVADEVKTWQARPLDAIYPIVYLDCIHVKVREGAVRVKAVYLAIGITMTGEKEVLGLWLAQTEGAKFWLQVVTELRNRGVHDIFIACVDGLKGFPEAIEAVFPRTVVQLCIVHMVRHSLNYVSWKRRKEVAADLRRIYTAATAEEAELMLGEFEQRWDAEYLPIGQSWRRNWSRLTPFFDYPPEIRKVIYTTNAIESVNMGLRKLTKNRGSFPSDEALTKLFYLALRNISQKWTMPIRDWKAALTRFTIQFGDRISIN is encoded by the coding sequence ATGAGCACCAAGAAACACGACGTACCCGAAGAACTGCTGTCTGGCCTGCTGGCCAACTACAAGAAACCCGAAGACCTCATCGGCGAGAACGGCCTGCTCAAACAGTTGACCAAGCTGCTGGTGGAGCGAGCCCTGGACGCCGAACTGACCGAGCATCTGGGCCACGAACGCAACGAAGCGGTAGCCAACACCACTGGCAACACCCGCAATGGCAAGAGCAAGAAGACCCTCAAGGGCGATTTCGGCGAGTTGCCCATCGAGGTGCCACGTGACCGCCATGGCAGCTTCGAGCCCCAACTCATCCCCAAGCACCAGACCCGCTGGGCCGGCTTCGACGACAAAATCATCTCGCTGTACGCCCGCGGCATGACGGTGCGCGAGATACAGGCCCACCTAGAGGAGATGTACGGCACCGAGGTCTCGCCCAGCCTGATTTCCTCGGTGACCGACGCCGTGGCCGATGAGGTCAAGACCTGGCAAGCCCGCCCGCTCGATGCAATCTACCCCATCGTCTATCTGGACTGCATCCATGTGAAGGTGCGCGAGGGCGCTGTGCGGGTCAAGGCGGTGTACCTGGCCATCGGCATCACCATGACGGGCGAGAAGGAGGTGCTGGGCCTGTGGCTGGCGCAGACCGAGGGGGCCAAATTCTGGCTGCAGGTCGTGACCGAGCTGCGCAACCGGGGCGTGCATGACATCTTCATCGCCTGCGTCGATGGCCTCAAGGGCTTCCCTGAAGCCATTGAGGCCGTGTTTCCCAGGACAGTGGTTCAGTTGTGCATCGTGCACATGGTGCGCCACAGCCTGAACTACGTCTCGTGGAAGCGTCGCAAAGAAGTGGCCGCAGACCTGAGACGCATCTACACGGCCGCCACCGCCGAGGAGGCCGAGCTGATGCTCGGTGAATTCGAGCAGCGCTGGGATGCCGAGTACCTGCCCATCGGCCAGTCCTGGCGCAGGAACTGGAGCCGCTTGACCCCGTTCTTTGACTACCCGCCGGAAATCCGCAAGGTCATCTACACCACCAATGCCATCGAGTCGGTGAACATGGGCCTGAGGAAGCTGACCAAGAACCGGGGCTCGTTCCCCAGCGACGAGGCGCTGACCAAGCTGTTCTACCTGGCCCTGCGCAACATCAGCCAGAAGTGGACCATGCCCATCCGGGATTGGAAGGCTGCGCTGACCCGCTTTACCATTCAGTTCGGAGACCGCATTTCCATCAATTGA
- a CDS encoding phage/plasmid replication protein, II/X family, whose protein sequence is MAYDTLKLKSPSMDESFVRAIEQQCVLRSGIDLATGAMLYELHTGELLGSWDSRISVRPMYEDWVTDKNGRPRLAPCEPYILVEGSVHKAMMGHNVYGGPRDFKKACSFFVALVEKLLGVDLPPSGNWTVHRVDVAHVFALTKPACKEFFDSIQLRNFPRRQKKAAKYDMAVYFPGKTTTVKFYHKGSEFGLHDKARLRNYFRQAYALMYGKKDLRNFERAENKLKALQRLADSRLRVEVEVHSDKFQYDFGRNPLVSEVDDAYLETIHDKEVERLLREGKQSMETVRTTQAVMTRLENVYGSTRGLQLYGFWSAMCTQNENVMRNKFTRSTFFRNRKQLEDAGVSWRCSDIHVTANDSLIHDFTPQRVDRRFCNAPARNRPELNYSRDELRLAA, encoded by the coding sequence ATGGCCTATGACACCCTCAAGCTGAAAAGCCCTTCCATGGACGAATCCTTCGTCCGCGCCATTGAGCAGCAGTGCGTTTTGCGCTCTGGAATCGACCTGGCTACGGGCGCGATGCTGTACGAGTTGCACACGGGGGAATTGCTGGGTTCCTGGGATTCGCGGATCAGTGTGCGCCCCATGTATGAGGATTGGGTCACGGACAAGAACGGCCGTCCGCGTCTGGCGCCCTGCGAGCCTTACATCCTGGTTGAAGGCTCAGTGCACAAAGCCATGATGGGTCACAACGTATACGGCGGGCCGCGTGACTTCAAGAAGGCTTGCTCGTTCTTCGTCGCCCTGGTCGAAAAGCTGCTGGGCGTGGATCTGCCGCCCTCGGGCAACTGGACAGTGCACCGCGTGGACGTGGCCCATGTCTTCGCGCTGACGAAACCGGCCTGCAAGGAATTCTTCGACAGCATCCAGCTGCGCAACTTCCCGCGCCGCCAGAAGAAGGCAGCCAAGTACGACATGGCCGTGTACTTCCCGGGCAAGACCACGACCGTCAAGTTCTATCACAAGGGTTCTGAGTTCGGCCTGCATGACAAGGCGCGGCTGCGCAACTACTTCCGCCAGGCCTACGCGCTGATGTACGGAAAGAAAGACCTGCGCAACTTTGAACGGGCAGAAAACAAGCTCAAGGCATTGCAACGCCTGGCCGACAGCCGCTTGCGGGTTGAGGTCGAAGTGCACTCCGACAAATTCCAGTACGACTTTGGGCGTAACCCGCTAGTGAGCGAGGTGGACGACGCCTACCTGGAAACGATTCACGACAAAGAAGTAGAGCGCCTGCTGCGCGAAGGAAAGCAGTCCATGGAAACAGTACGCACGACCCAGGCAGTGATGACGCGTTTGGAAAACGTATATGGCAGCACCAGAGGTTTGCAGCTCTATGGCTTCTGGTCTGCCATGTGCACGCAAAACGAAAACGTCATGCGAAATAAATTCACGCGCTCAACGTTTTTCCGCAATCGAAAACAACTTGAGGACGCCGGGGTTTCCTGGCGCTGTTCTGACATCCATGTCACTGCGAATGACAGCCTCATTCATGACTTCACGCCGCAACGCGTGGACAGGCGTTTCTGCAATGCCCCGGCCAGAAACCGCCCTGAACTCAACTACAGCCGGGACGAACTGCGCTTAGCCGCTTGA